Proteins from a single region of Novosphingobium sp. CECT 9465:
- a CDS encoding M48 family metallopeptidase — MAKAPAMLDWLRRADTRAKETPAPRKVAVRAPAPRTVVVGERELPLVIRKLGHARRMTLRLAPDGSEARVSIPAWGRVGDAEAFARDRADWLAGQLANLPEARMIAPGTTLHLRGEALVIAWTEAARRKPVIEGGAVVIGGPRESLSRRLQRWLEAEALALLAIDLAHYCTKAAHAVPRLTLSRAQRRWGSCAADGAIRINWRLIMAPDFVRRSVVAHEVAHMTHFDHSPAFHAHLEMLFEGDVGAANRWLKRNGRSLYAPFG; from the coding sequence ATGGCAAAGGCACCCGCGATGCTTGACTGGCTGCGCCGTGCCGATACCCGCGCAAAGGAAACCCCTGCTCCACGCAAGGTAGCAGTACGCGCGCCCGCCCCAAGGACGGTCGTGGTGGGAGAACGCGAATTGCCGCTGGTCATCCGCAAGCTGGGCCATGCCCGCCGGATGACGCTGCGGCTGGCCCCCGATGGCAGCGAGGCACGGGTTTCGATCCCGGCATGGGGCCGCGTCGGCGATGCAGAGGCCTTCGCGCGGGATCGTGCGGACTGGCTGGCGGGCCAGCTCGCCAATCTTCCAGAAGCGCGGATGATCGCGCCCGGCACCACCCTGCACTTGCGCGGCGAGGCGCTGGTGATCGCCTGGACCGAGGCGGCACGGCGCAAGCCGGTGATCGAGGGCGGTGCCGTCGTCATCGGTGGCCCGCGCGAATCGTTGAGCCGCCGCTTGCAGCGATGGCTCGAAGCCGAAGCCCTGGCATTGCTCGCGATCGATCTGGCCCACTATTGCACGAAGGCGGCTCATGCGGTCCCGCGCCTCACACTGTCGCGGGCGCAACGGCGCTGGGGCAGTTGCGCAGCGGACGGTGCGATCCGCATCAACTGGCGGCTGATCATGGCGCCGGATTTCGTCCGGCGCTCGGTCGTTGCGCATGAAGTGGCGCACATGACGCACTTCGATCACAGTCCAGCCTTCCACGCCCATCTGGAAATGCTGTTCGAAGGAGACGTGGGAGCGGCCAATCGCTGGCTGAAACGGAACGGGCGTTCGCTTTATGCGCCTTTCGGCTGA
- a CDS encoding YcgN family cysteine cluster protein: MSADPFWNRPVETLNREQWEALCDGCGKCCLHKLEDDITGEVYHTNVSCRLLDLKTGRCSDYKHRRVYVPDCLRLTPKLARDLPWLPDTCAYRLRADGDPLPDWHYLISGDREAVHRAGQSVIGKAISETVSGPLEEHVVPADYFDGKGTRDA; the protein is encoded by the coding sequence ATGAGCGCAGACCCGTTCTGGAACCGTCCGGTCGAAACGCTGAACCGCGAACAGTGGGAGGCGCTGTGCGATGGCTGCGGCAAGTGCTGCCTGCACAAGCTGGAAGACGACATCACCGGCGAAGTCTACCACACCAATGTCTCATGTCGTTTGCTTGACCTCAAGACCGGGCGTTGCAGCGATTACAAGCATCGCCGCGTCTATGTGCCCGATTGCCTGCGGTTGACGCCCAAGCTCGCGCGTGATCTGCCGTGGTTGCCCGATACCTGCGCCTATCGCCTGCGCGCCGATGGCGATCCGCTGCCAGACTGGCATTACCTGATTTCGGGTGATCGCGAGGCAGTGCATCGGGCAGGGCAATCCGTCATCGGCAAGGCGATCAGCGAAACGGTTTCAGGGCCGCTGGAAGAGCATGTCGTTCCGGCGGACTACTTCGATGGCAAAGGCACCCGCGATGCTTGA
- a CDS encoding SCO family protein — MNRRAMAHNLRSLFAAIAATCTFALAACGGAPTESPPLQGATIGGDFTLTGKDGKPVRYADFSGKYRIVYFGYTFCPDVCPIDLQNIAQGLRLFAKDKPEAAAKIQPIFITIDPERDTPQVVGAYAANFGPSVIGLSGTSEQIAAVAKQWAVYYEKRDGGSPTEYLMDHSRAAYLMGPQGEPIALLPAEKDAKAVAADLARWVR, encoded by the coding sequence ATGAACCGCCGCGCCATGGCCCACAACCTTCGATCCCTTTTCGCCGCGATTGCCGCAACCTGCACTTTCGCACTTGCCGCCTGCGGAGGCGCGCCCACTGAAAGCCCACCGTTGCAAGGCGCGACGATCGGCGGCGATTTCACGCTGACGGGAAAGGATGGAAAGCCGGTACGCTACGCCGATTTTTCCGGCAAATACCGCATCGTCTATTTCGGCTACACGTTCTGCCCGGATGTGTGCCCGATCGATCTGCAGAACATCGCCCAAGGGCTGAGGCTGTTCGCGAAGGACAAGCCTGAGGCCGCAGCGAAAATCCAGCCGATATTCATCACCATCGATCCCGAACGCGATACCCCGCAAGTGGTCGGCGCTTATGCTGCCAATTTCGGCCCTTCGGTCATCGGCCTTTCGGGCACGTCCGAACAGATCGCCGCCGTAGCCAAGCAGTGGGCGGTCTATTATGAGAAGCGCGATGGTGGGTCCCCCACCGAATACCTGATGGACCACAGCCGCGCGGCCTATCTGATGGGACCGCAGGGCGAACCGATTGCGCTGCTGCCTGCTGAAAAAGACGCCAAGGCCGTGGCTGCGGACCTCGCCAGATGGGTGCGCTGA
- a CDS encoding ankyrin repeat domain-containing protein — protein MLSIMRRASAILAILLAAAVSIPAQAQFSDSYKFLEAVRKKEGDKVTEALNEPGTQIINTRDVTTGHSALHIVVARRDLTWMQFLIGKGANVNIRDNKGMTPLVQACELGFIEGVDELIKSGARVEDANNTGETPLISAVHRRDLALVRLLIKAGANPDRPDNSGRSARDYAVLEGKSSPVLGEIERATKDVKAAGPKKTYGPSF, from the coding sequence ATGCTGTCGATCATGCGCAGGGCATCCGCCATTCTGGCGATCCTGCTCGCCGCTGCGGTCTCTATTCCTGCGCAGGCCCAGTTTTCCGACAGCTACAAGTTTCTGGAAGCCGTCCGCAAGAAAGAGGGCGATAAGGTCACCGAGGCCCTCAATGAGCCGGGCACCCAGATCATCAATACGCGCGATGTTACCACCGGCCATTCGGCACTGCATATCGTGGTTGCGCGGCGCGACTTGACGTGGATGCAATTCCTGATCGGCAAGGGTGCGAACGTGAATATTCGCGACAACAAGGGCATGACTCCGCTGGTACAGGCTTGCGAGCTTGGCTTTATCGAAGGCGTGGACGAACTGATCAAATCCGGCGCGCGCGTTGAAGATGCGAACAATACCGGCGAGACTCCGTTGATCAGCGCCGTCCACCGCCGCGACCTCGCCCTCGTCCGTCTGTTGATCAAGGCAGGTGCCAATCCCGACCGTCCCGACAACTCCGGCCGCTCGGCGCGCGATTACGCGGTGCTTGAAGGCAAGAGCAGCCCCGTGCTGGGCGAAATCGAACGTGCCACAAAGGACGTCAAGGCCGCTGGTCCCAAGAAAACCTACGGGCCGTCTTTCTGA
- a CDS encoding COQ9 family protein, with the protein MTEDFSLDALRLRIAPAIAESAVFDGWTDAAVTAAAGVEGVDPSVARFAFDGGAMAMISAWIARIDADMAEALPQVQLSNLPMRERIRRLVQFRLDALVGKEEALRRALAIMAMPQNVAAATRLGWSSADRMWRLAGDTATDYNHYTKRLTLGAIYAATLSVFASDTSDNHADARAFLDRRIDGVMKFEKAKAKLTKPREGETFSFTRLLGRLRYPAT; encoded by the coding sequence ATGACCGAAGATTTCAGCCTTGACGCCCTCCGCCTTCGCATTGCCCCGGCAATTGCCGAATCCGCCGTATTCGACGGCTGGACCGACGCCGCCGTAACCGCAGCCGCCGGGGTGGAAGGTGTTGATCCGTCAGTCGCCCGATTTGCCTTCGATGGCGGCGCGATGGCGATGATTTCCGCATGGATCGCCCGGATCGATGCCGACATGGCCGAAGCGTTGCCGCAGGTGCAGTTGTCCAACCTGCCGATGCGCGAACGCATCCGCCGCCTTGTCCAGTTCCGGCTCGATGCGCTGGTGGGCAAGGAGGAGGCCCTTCGCCGGGCGCTGGCGATCATGGCCATGCCGCAGAACGTCGCCGCCGCCACCCGCCTCGGCTGGTCGAGTGCCGACAGGATGTGGCGGCTGGCGGGCGATACCGCCACCGATTACAATCACTATACAAAGCGCCTGACGCTGGGCGCGATCTATGCCGCGACGCTCTCGGTGTTCGCAAGCGATACCAGCGACAATCACGCCGACGCCCGCGCCTTCCTCGATCGCCGGATCGATGGCGTGATGAAGTTTGAAAAGGCCAAGGCCAAGTTGACCAAGCCGCGCGAGGGTGAGACGTTCTCGTTTACCCGCTTGCTTGGCCGTCTGCGTTATCCAGCGACCTGA
- a CDS encoding FeoA family protein: MTLDELPLGTPARIASVDWSTLVAEEAQRLQALGLDVGARVTLAYRGVFMGRDPLAVEIGRMTVALRRVHARAMTVEPITQTAIA; this comes from the coding sequence GTGACACTCGACGAACTCCCCCTTGGCACGCCTGCGCGAATCGCGTCGGTTGATTGGTCCACGCTTGTCGCTGAAGAGGCGCAGCGGCTGCAGGCGCTTGGCCTTGATGTGGGCGCGCGGGTAACGCTGGCCTATCGCGGCGTGTTCATGGGGCGCGATCCGCTGGCCGTGGAGATCGGCCGGATGACCGTGGCGCTGCGCCGCGTCCACGCACGGGCGATGACAGTCGAACCCATCACGCAAACCGCCATCGCATGA
- a CDS encoding ferrous iron transporter B, whose product MSRMPIVAALVGNPNAGKSALFNALTGARQKIANYPGVTVERKAGRLLLPTGEPVELVDLPGSYGLDSTSPDEEVTRKVIMGEQAGQARPDVIVLVLDSSNLEQHLVFAQEVIELGRPTVVALNMVDLAERDGLVLDPAALEGALGVPVIPTVAVRRRGLNELASAIGEARDRATAHEAAPRPHVTLPERRMLAHEIANAAIISETAKHRIHARMDKLLLHPWAGPPILFALLFVVFQAVFTWATPFADGLDAGVSALGDLVRASVPESLLRDLVTDGIIAGVGSVVVFLPQIVILFFFILTMEATGYMARAAFLMDRMMAGVGLSGRSFIPLLSSFACAIPGIMATRSITDPKDRLTTILIAPMMTCSARLPVYAVIIAAFIPNTSVGPGIGLQGLVMFALYVAGIVGAMVVALVLRRSVTKGAASGFIMELPKYQLPTIKDLAIGLWQRAWIFLRRAGTMIFTVTIALWILLNFPRAEPGQDQINASVAGTLANGLSVVLEPIGFNRDMSLAIIPAMAAREVAVSSLATTYAVGTSDDEDAQAMALGDQLKSRWTLPMALSFLAWFVFAPQCLSTIAVARRETNGWKWPAFMLAYLFALAYLAAFATFWTATALRLG is encoded by the coding sequence ATGAGCCGTATGCCCATCGTCGCAGCCCTTGTCGGCAATCCCAATGCGGGCAAGAGCGCGCTGTTCAACGCGCTGACCGGCGCGCGCCAGAAAATTGCCAACTATCCCGGCGTCACGGTGGAGCGGAAGGCGGGGCGGTTGCTGCTGCCCACGGGCGAACCTGTCGAGCTGGTCGATCTGCCCGGTTCCTATGGCCTTGATTCCACCAGTCCCGATGAGGAGGTGACCCGCAAGGTCATCATGGGCGAACAGGCGGGGCAGGCCAGGCCCGACGTGATCGTGCTGGTGCTCGATAGCTCGAACCTCGAACAGCATCTGGTGTTTGCGCAGGAAGTGATCGAACTGGGCCGACCCACGGTGGTTGCGCTCAACATGGTCGATCTGGCCGAGCGTGACGGGCTGGTGCTCGATCCCGCCGCGCTGGAAGGGGCGCTGGGCGTTCCTGTGATTCCGACAGTCGCTGTGCGCCGCCGTGGCCTGAACGAACTGGCCAGTGCCATCGGCGAGGCCCGCGACCGTGCGACCGCGCATGAAGCGGCACCGCGCCCGCATGTGACTCTGCCCGAACGGCGGATGCTTGCGCATGAAATCGCCAACGCGGCGATCATTTCGGAAACCGCAAAGCACCGTATTCACGCGCGGATGGACAAGCTGCTGCTGCATCCATGGGCCGGGCCGCCGATCCTGTTTGCGCTGCTGTTCGTGGTGTTCCAGGCGGTGTTCACCTGGGCCACGCCGTTTGCCGATGGACTCGACGCGGGCGTATCGGCGCTGGGCGATCTGGTCCGGGCCAGCGTCCCGGAAAGCCTGCTGCGTGATCTGGTAACGGACGGGATCATCGCCGGCGTCGGTTCGGTCGTCGTGTTCCTGCCGCAGATCGTGATCCTGTTCTTCTTCATCCTGACGATGGAGGCGACCGGCTACATGGCCCGCGCCGCTTTCCTGATGGACCGGATGATGGCGGGCGTCGGCCTTTCCGGGCGCAGCTTCATTCCGCTGCTGTCCAGCTTTGCCTGCGCCATTCCCGGCATCATGGCCACGCGCAGCATCACCGATCCCAAGGACCGCCTGACCACGATCCTGATTGCGCCGATGATGACCTGTTCGGCGCGCCTGCCGGTCTACGCCGTCATCATCGCGGCGTTCATTCCCAACACTTCGGTCGGACCCGGCATAGGGCTTCAGGGGCTGGTGATGTTCGCCCTCTATGTTGCCGGGATCGTCGGCGCGATGGTCGTCGCGCTGGTCCTGCGCCGTTCGGTGACCAAGGGGGCGGCTTCGGGCTTCATCATGGAACTGCCCAAGTACCAGCTGCCCACGATCAAGGACCTTGCCATCGGCCTGTGGCAGCGCGCGTGGATATTCCTGCGCCGCGCAGGCACGATGATCTTCACGGTCACCATCGCGCTTTGGATACTGCTGAACTTCCCGCGCGCCGAACCGGGGCAGGACCAGATCAACGCCTCGGTCGCGGGCACGCTGGCAAACGGACTTTCGGTCGTTCTCGAACCCATCGGCTTCAACCGCGACATGAGCCTGGCGATCATCCCCGCCATGGCCGCGCGCGAAGTGGCGGTCAGTTCGCTCGCCACCACTTACGCGGTCGGCACCAGCGACGATGAAGATGCGCAGGCGATGGCGCTGGGCGATCAGCTCAAGTCACGCTGGACCCTGCCCATGGCGCTGTCGTTCCTCGCCTGGTTCGTGTTCGCGCCGCAGTGCCTTTCGACCATCGCCGTCGCACGGCGCGAGACGAACGGCTGGAAGTGGCCCGCCTTCATGCTCGCCTATCTCTTCGCACTTGCCTACCTTGCGGCCTTCGCCACGTTCTGGACTGCTACTGCTTTAAGGTTGGGTTAG
- the ssb gene encoding single-stranded DNA-binding protein produces the protein MAGSVNKVILVGNLGADPETRSFQNGGKVCNLRIATSESWKDRNTGEKQERTEWHTVAIFGEGLAGVAERFLKKGSKVYIEGQLRTRKWQDQSGADRYSTEVVLQGPGAVLTMLDGAPGGGGGGGGRSGGWNEGGSSGGGSRGGAGGGWNQGGGGGSSGGFGGGAATGGGFGEDLDDDIPF, from the coding sequence ATGGCAGGCAGCGTCAACAAGGTCATCCTCGTCGGCAATCTGGGGGCAGACCCTGAAACGCGCTCGTTCCAGAATGGCGGCAAGGTGTGCAACTTGCGCATCGCCACTTCGGAAAGCTGGAAGGATCGCAACACCGGCGAAAAGCAGGAGCGCACCGAATGGCACACCGTCGCCATCTTCGGTGAAGGGCTTGCAGGCGTTGCCGAACGCTTCCTCAAGAAGGGCAGCAAGGTCTATATCGAAGGCCAGTTGCGTACGCGCAAGTGGCAGGACCAGTCCGGTGCGGATCGCTATTCCACTGAAGTCGTGCTCCAAGGCCCCGGCGCGGTGCTGACCATGCTCGATGGTGCACCGGGCGGCGGCGGCGGCGGTGGTGGCCGTTCGGGCGGCTGGAATGAAGGCGGCTCGTCGGGCGGCGGTTCACGCGGTGGCGCAGGCGGCGGCTGGAATCAGGGCGGCGGCGGCGGTTCGTCCGGCGGCTTTGGTGGCGGCGCTGCGACAGGCGGCGGTTTCGGCGAAGATCTGGACGACGATATTCCGTTCTGA
- a CDS encoding 7-carboxy-7-deazaguanine synthase QueE, producing MLTLATVNPGEPEIFASLQGEGPSMGRPSIFVRLSRCNLACRWCDTAYTWRFTGDNRPHRDEVAFERGDNQLALDEAEVAALILGHPEDRLVITGGEPLLQGAALVRLVEHLKDARPGLNIEIETNGTVAPHPALDPLVDQYNVSPKLAHSGNAADLALPPERLEAWASDPRAWFKFVVATPADLAEIAALQHRYRIAADHLFVMPEGTTSATLRERSRWLAEEALERGWRFTDRLHIHLYGDTRGT from the coding sequence ATGCTGACCCTCGCCACCGTCAATCCCGGCGAACCGGAAATCTTCGCATCGTTGCAGGGCGAAGGGCCATCCATGGGGCGGCCTTCGATCTTCGTGCGCCTGTCACGTTGCAACCTTGCCTGCCGCTGGTGCGACACCGCCTACACTTGGCGCTTCACCGGGGATAATCGCCCCCACCGCGATGAAGTGGCGTTCGAGCGTGGCGACAACCAGTTGGCGCTCGACGAGGCGGAGGTTGCCGCGCTGATCCTTGGGCACCCGGAAGACCGGCTGGTCATCACCGGCGGCGAACCCTTGCTGCAAGGTGCCGCACTGGTGCGTCTGGTGGAGCACTTGAAGGACGCGCGGCCCGGCCTGAATATCGAGATCGAGACGAACGGAACGGTTGCCCCTCACCCGGCGCTGGACCCGCTGGTGGATCAATACAATGTCAGCCCCAAGCTGGCCCATTCGGGCAATGCGGCAGACCTTGCACTGCCGCCCGAACGGCTTGAGGCATGGGCCAGCGATCCGCGCGCATGGTTCAAGTTCGTGGTTGCGACGCCTGCGGACCTTGCCGAAATCGCCGCGCTACAGCATCGTTACCGGATTGCCGCCGATCACCTGTTCGTAATGCCCGAAGGCACGACCAGCGCAACCTTGCGCGAACGGTCACGCTGGCTGGCCGAAGAGGCGCTGGAGCGCGGCTGGCGCTTTACCGACCGCCTGCACATCCATTTGTATGGCGATACGCGAGGGACGTGA
- a CDS encoding valine--tRNA ligase, translated as MSAQNPAGNDPAELAKTFEPAGLEAKWYAHWEQNGLFRPKRPDAAPFTIVNPPPNVTGSLHIGHALDNTLQDVMIRYERLRGKDALWVVGTDHAGIATQMVVERQMEAKQDKRTNYTREQFIEKVWEWKHESGGTITGQLRRLGCSMDWSREQFTMDPHFTKAVVKVFVDLHKKGLIYRDKRLVNWDPKLKTAISDLEVETRETQGGFWHFKYPLADGVTRDDGLDYIEVATTRPETMLADMCVAVHPEDARYKSVIGAFIDQPLTGRRLRVVADEHADPELGSGAVKITPGHDFNDFEVGKRAGIKAGDMLNMFDAEAKVVQTADGLVPDEFIGMDRFDARKLIVERMKEQGFLIPHITKDKEGNEVAADFEPRTIQTPFGDRGGVVIEPWLTDQWYVDAETLAQPAIEAVKSGAVEIVPKTWEKTFFNWMENIQPWCVSRQLWWGHRIPAWYGPRKDDDGLLVHTVRPVRDTGSLRQCFVAEDDASALQKAQDYYGDDFEVRLDSDTEREVNRLSFQTSENKRRVFLTRDPDVLDTWFSSALWPFATLGWPEDNPPRHGEGDHAQHGGGDSPDHATPSASRPDDSPLHHPAGGPPPRAGEDRSLLAKHYPNDLLVSGFDILFFWDARMMMMGQAMTGQNPWKKLYLHGLVRAADGAKMSKSKGNVVDPLLLIDKYGADALRFFMCAMESQGRDVKMDERRVEGYRNFATKLWNAARFCQNVGIGASSSVAAPTATSAVNKWIIGEVVETVAALDQAMADLRFDAAANTVYHFVWDQFCDWYIEFLKPILGAVSDPILEGETRTVAGWVLDQILVMLHPFMPFVTEELWHSLGDRESELIVAAWPKPETTIDAAAKREVEWLIALVSNIRTAKNELGIAPGARLEAYLPEPSAQTRAIIEANPAAIERLARLTAIRFEAAPAGAAMQIGAGDANLIVPLEGVIDIAAEKARLEKALAVSQKEAKSLEGRLSNASFVEKAKPEAVEKARADHAMHAAEAERLAAALKRLG; from the coding sequence ATGAGCGCACAGAATCCCGCAGGAAACGATCCCGCAGAACTCGCCAAGACTTTCGAGCCGGCCGGCCTTGAAGCCAAATGGTATGCCCATTGGGAACAGAACGGTCTGTTCCGCCCCAAACGCCCCGACGCTGCGCCCTTCACCATCGTGAACCCCCCGCCGAACGTGACCGGCAGCCTCCACATCGGCCACGCGCTGGACAACACGTTGCAGGACGTGATGATCCGTTACGAACGCCTGCGCGGCAAGGATGCCTTGTGGGTGGTCGGCACCGATCACGCAGGCATCGCCACGCAGATGGTGGTCGAACGCCAGATGGAGGCGAAACAGGACAAGCGCACCAATTACACGCGCGAGCAGTTCATCGAAAAAGTCTGGGAGTGGAAGCACGAGAGCGGCGGCACGATCACCGGCCAGCTTCGCCGCCTCGGCTGTTCGATGGACTGGAGCCGCGAACAGTTCACGATGGACCCGCACTTCACCAAGGCCGTGGTCAAGGTGTTCGTGGACCTGCACAAGAAGGGCCTGATTTACCGCGACAAGCGGCTGGTGAACTGGGACCCCAAGCTGAAGACCGCGATTTCCGACCTTGAGGTGGAAACCCGCGAGACGCAGGGCGGCTTCTGGCACTTCAAGTATCCGCTGGCTGACGGCGTGACTCGCGATGACGGGCTGGACTACATCGAGGTCGCCACCACGCGCCCCGAAACGATGCTGGCCGATATGTGCGTGGCGGTTCATCCTGAGGATGCACGGTACAAGTCGGTGATCGGCGCGTTCATTGATCAGCCGCTGACCGGGCGTCGCCTGCGCGTCGTCGCCGATGAACACGCCGACCCGGAACTGGGTTCGGGCGCCGTGAAGATCACGCCGGGGCATGACTTCAACGACTTCGAAGTGGGCAAGCGCGCCGGGATCAAGGCGGGTGACATGCTCAACATGTTCGATGCCGAGGCCAAGGTGGTGCAGACCGCGGACGGACTGGTGCCGGACGAATTCATCGGCATGGACCGCTTCGACGCGCGCAAGCTGATTGTGGAACGGATGAAGGAACAAGGTTTCCTCATCCCGCACATCACGAAGGACAAGGAAGGCAACGAAGTTGCCGCCGATTTCGAACCGCGGACGATCCAGACACCGTTCGGTGATCGTGGCGGCGTGGTGATCGAGCCTTGGCTGACGGATCAGTGGTATGTCGATGCCGAGACCTTGGCTCAACCGGCCATTGAAGCGGTGAAGTCCGGCGCGGTGGAAATCGTGCCCAAGACCTGGGAAAAAACCTTTTTCAACTGGATGGAAAACATCCAGCCCTGGTGCGTTTCGCGGCAACTGTGGTGGGGACACCGGATTCCGGCGTGGTATGGACCCAGGAAAGATGACGACGGTTTGCTCGTCCACACAGTTAGGCCCGTCCGCGATACAGGATCACTAAGGCAATGTTTTGTTGCTGAAGATGACGCTTCCGCACTCCAAAAAGCACAAGACTATTACGGAGATGACTTCGAGGTTCGCCTAGATTCGGACACTGAGCGCGAAGTTAATCGACTGAGTTTCCAAACCTCAGAAAACAAACGTCGAGTGTTCTTAACCCGCGACCCAGACGTCCTCGACACATGGTTCTCCTCCGCGCTGTGGCCGTTCGCCACGCTCGGCTGGCCCGAAGACAATCCTCCCCGGCACGGGGAGGGGGACCATGCGCAGCATGGTGGAGGGGACTCTCCGGATCATGCCACCCCCTCGGCGTCGCGCCCGGACGATAGCCCCCTCCACCACCCTGCGGGCGGTCCCCCTCCCCGTGCCGGGGAGGATCGTTCGCTCCTTGCCAAGCACTACCCCAACGACCTGCTCGTTTCCGGCTTCGACATCCTGTTCTTCTGGGATGCCCGCATGATGATGATGGGGCAGGCGATGACCGGGCAGAACCCGTGGAAAAAGCTCTACCTCCACGGCCTTGTCCGCGCGGCTGACGGCGCGAAGATGTCCAAGTCCAAGGGCAACGTGGTCGACCCGCTGCTGCTGATCGACAAGTACGGGGCCGATGCGCTGCGCTTCTTCATGTGCGCCATGGAAAGCCAGGGCCGCGACGTGAAGATGGATGAGCGCCGCGTCGAGGGTTACCGCAACTTTGCCACGAAGCTGTGGAACGCCGCGCGCTTCTGCCAAAATGTCGGAATAGGGGCTAGCTCGTCAGTAGCAGCTCCTACTGCAACCTCCGCAGTCAATAAATGGATCATCGGCGAAGTGGTGGAAACCGTCGCCGCGCTCGATCAGGCGATGGCCGACCTGCGCTTCGATGCGGCGGCGAACACCGTCTATCACTTCGTCTGGGACCAGTTCTGCGACTGGTACATCGAATTCCTCAAGCCGATTTTAGGCGCGGTGAGCGACCCTATCCTGGAAGGTGAGACTCGCACTGTCGCGGGTTGGGTTCTCGACCAGATCCTCGTTATGCTCCACCCATTCATGCCTTTTGTTACAGAAGAACTGTGGCATTCACTTGGTGACCGCGAGAGTGAGCTGATCGTAGCTGCGTGGCCGAAACCTGAAACAACAATCGATGCAGCAGCTAAACGTGAGGTCGAATGGCTGATTGCACTCGTGTCCAATATTAGAACCGCCAAGAACGAACTGGGCATTGCACCGGGCGCGCGGCTGGAAGCCTACCTGCCCGAACCATCGGCGCAAACGCGCGCGATCATCGAAGCCAATCCGGCAGCGATCGAGCGCCTCGCCCGCCTGACCGCAATCCGTTTCGAGGCAGCGCCTGCGGGCGCGGCGATGCAGATCGGCGCGGGCGATGCGAACCTGATCGTGCCGCTGGAAGGCGTGATCGACATCGCGGCGGAAAAGGCCCGTCTGGAAAAGGCGCTGGCGGTTTCGCAAAAGGAAGCCAAATCCTTGGAAGGCCGCCTCTCGAACGCATCATTCGTCGAAAAGGCCAAGCCCGAAGCCGTCGAAAAGGCCCGTGCCGACCATGCGATGCATGCCGCCGAGGCCGAGCGTCTGGCCGCAGCGCTGAAGCGGCTGGGGTGA
- a CDS encoding ABC transporter permease, whose translation MRALTDFQLTPRSGDQGAVLVFSGPMTVSALGVADRSLRDLDDSLAEIDVSAVTVMDTVGAWTVWRLSRDTGAKIVGCKEEPQKLIDAISKADSNAHSIRAPRLPLLQRVPEHVGDVMIGLGMGFLRVIGFLGQIVLSVGSLARHPSRFRIKALVHQMELVGVNSLAIIGLMSFLVGIVIAQQGAVQLRQFGAEIYTVNLVGRLTLRELGVLMTAIMVAGRSGSAFAAQLGTMKLTEEVDAMRTIGVSPMDALVVPRILATMLMMPLLGFYSAFLGIIGGAFLSSLTLGIPFFTFLARIQEVVPLHDVWVGITKAPVFGLIVALAGCYQGMQVKNNAEEVGTRTTAAVVMAIFTVIVLDAFFAVFFTEIGWG comes from the coding sequence ATGCGGGCTTTAACAGATTTTCAGCTTACGCCGCGGTCCGGGGACCAGGGGGCGGTGCTCGTTTTCAGCGGGCCTATGACCGTGTCTGCGCTGGGCGTGGCCGACCGCAGCCTGCGTGATCTGGACGATTCCCTTGCGGAAATCGATGTTTCTGCGGTTACCGTCATGGATACTGTCGGCGCGTGGACGGTGTGGCGCCTTTCGCGCGATACCGGCGCGAAGATCGTGGGGTGCAAGGAAGAGCCGCAGAAACTGATTGATGCGATCAGCAAGGCCGATTCCAACGCCCATTCGATCCGCGCCCCGCGCCTGCCTTTGTTGCAGCGCGTACCCGAACATGTCGGCGATGTGATGATCGGGCTGGGCATGGGCTTCCTGCGCGTGATCGGCTTTCTTGGCCAGATCGTGCTCTCGGTCGGCTCATTGGCCCGCCACCCCTCGCGCTTCCGAATCAAGGCCCTGGTCCATCAGATGGAACTGGTCGGGGTCAATTCGCTCGCCATCATCGGGTTGATGAGCTTCCTTGTCGGCATCGTGATCGCACAGCAGGGCGCGGTGCAATTGCGCCAGTTCGGGGCGGAGATCTACACCGTAAACCTCGTTGGCCGCCTCACCTTGCGCGAACTGGGCGTGCTGATGACCGCGATCATGGTGGCGGGCCGCTCCGGCTCGGCTTTTGCCGCGCAACTCGGCACGATGAAGCTGACCGAAGAAGTTGACGCCATGCGCACGATCGGCGTCTCGCCGATGGATGCGCTGGTCGTTCCGCGCATTCTTGCCACCATGCTGATGATGCCGCTGCTCGGCTTCTATTCGGCATTTCTGGGAATCATTGGCGGCGCGTTCCTCTCCAGCCTCACGCTTGGCATTCCGTTTTTCACCTTCCTGGCGCGCATTCAGGAAGTTGTGCCGCTGCATGACGTTTGGGTGGGCATCACCAAGGCTCCGGTATTCGGCCTGATCGTGGCGCTGGCAGGATGCTATCAGGGCATGCAGGTGAAGAACAACGCCGAGGAAGTGGGCACACGCACCACGGCTGCGGTGGTCATGGCCATTTTCACCGTGATCGTGCTTGATGCGTTCTTCGCGGTGTTCTTCACGGAAATCGGGTGGGGCTGA